Sequence from the Acidimicrobiia bacterium genome:
CTACTTCGGCGCCCACACCTACGAACGCGTCGATCGCCCCCGGGGTGAGTTCTTCCACACCGACTGGACCGGTCGCGGCGGAGAGGTCACCGCCGGCTCCTACGAGGCATGACCCACGACGCCCACCTGTTCGTGGTGTTCGGCGGCACCGGCGACCTCGCCCGCCGCAAGCTTCTGCCCGCCCTGTTTACGCTGCTCGCCGAGCCCGGCTGTCGCCTTCTCGGGGTGGCGGGGGCGGAGATGGACACCGACGAGTACCGGGTGTGGGTCGCCGGGGCGCTGATGGATGCCGGGGTCGAGGAGTCCGCGGCGAAGCGGTGGGCGCACGAGCGGGTCTGGTACCGGTCGGTGCCACGCCACTCGGAGTTGGACGCCGTGGCCGAACAGGTGGCCCGGATCGAATCCGATGGGGCCACCCGAGGCAACCGGGTCCTCTACCTGGCGCTGCCGCCTGCCGCCTTCGGCCCTACGATCGAACGGATCGGCCGTGCCGGACTGGCTCGGGGGGCAGGCTGGTGCCGGCTGGTGGTCGAGAAGCCGTTCGGAACCGACCTCGAGTCGGCGCAGACATTGAACGAGACCATCCACGACCACTTCGAAGAGGAGCAGGTCTACCGGATCGACCACTACCTGGGGAAGGAGACCGTCCAGAACCTCCTGGTGTTTCGCTTCGCCAACCCCCTGTTCGAATCCTCATGGAACCGGGACCGGGTTCAACGCGTCGAGATCACGGTCGCCGAGGAGCTCGATGCCTCGGAGAGGGGCGAGTACTACGACCGGACCGGGGTGATCGGCGACATGGTGCAGAGCCACCTCGCCCAGTTGCTCACGCTGGTCGCCATGGAGGCGCCGTCCACCTTCGCCGCCGACGCCGTTCGCGACGAGAAGGTGAAGGTGTTGCGCTCGATCCGCCACATCCCTGCCGGGGCCGTGGTTCTGGGTCAGTACGGAGCAGGAACGGGCGCCACGGCCCATACGCCCGGGTACCGCGCCCACGAGGGAGTGGCGTCCGACTCGCCCACACCCACCTACGCCGCCATCAAGGTCTGGATCGACAACTGGAGATGGCAGGGCGTGCCGTTCCTGCTGAGGACCGGGAAGGCTATGGCGCGGCACCTCACCGAGATCGCCGTGGTCTTCCGCAGCCCGCCGGTTTGTCTGTTCCACTCCGTGGTCGACGACTGCCTCGGCGCCGGCGACGTGCTCCGACTCGTGCTCCAACCAGACGAGGGTTTCTCCCTCCACATCGATGTGAAGCGTCCCGGGAGCGCCACATCGGCTCAGCGCATCGCCCTCAGCTTCTCGTACGCCGAGGAGTTCGGCCGCATCCCCGAGGCGTACGAGACGCTGCTGGCAGACGTCGTCGAGGGCGACCAGACCCTCTTCGTGCGACACGACGAGGTGGAGGAGTCCTGGCGGCTGTTCGCTCCGCTGTCTCACCAGGACATGCCGCTTCATGGCTACCAGGCCGGCTCGTGGGGACCCTCGGCAGCCGATGCGCTGATCGACAGCGGACCCAAGGGCTGGTTCGCCGAACACTGATCGGGACCCCTCCAGCAGCCGTTAGCCTTCCACCCGATGCTGATCCGCATCCACCTCGAGGGCCGTCCGGGGGAACGACGCGTCGCCGTCGCCCCCCGCGAGGCGCGCCGTCTGGTGGAGATGGGCAATCGGATCCTGGTTCCCGCCGGGGCCGGTGCCGGCGCCGCCTTTCCCGACGCCGACTACGTCGCCGCCGGAGCCGAAGTGTTCGCCGGTGCACCACCACGGGCCGAACTGCTCCTCGGAGTGGGACCCCTCACCGCGGCCGACGTCGCCGGGGTCGAAGCCGCCGCGGGCTTCTTCGACCCGCTGGGAGACCCCGCCGGCATGGCAGCGGTGGCGGCAACGGGTGTCACCGCCCTGGCGATGGAACTCGTCCCCCGCACCACGCTCGCCCAGTCGATGGACGCCCTCTCCAGTCAGGCGACCGTCGCCGGCTATCAGGCTGTCCTCCTCGCCGCTTCGGTGCTTCCCCGAATGTTCCCGATGCTCATGACCGCTGCCGGCACGATCAGACCCGCCCGCGTACTGGTCCTCGGTGCCGGGGTCGCCGGCCTCCAGGCGATCGCCACGGCGCGCCGGCTGGGGGCGGTCGTCAGCGGATACGACATTCGGCCGGCGGCACGCGAACAGGTGGAGAGCCTCGGAGCACGGTTCGTGGGCGGGCCCGTCGAGGCTGCTGCCGAGGGTCAGGGCGGGTACGCCTCCGAGGTCGACGACGCCACCCGAAGCGCGCAGCAGGAGGCCCTGGCGGCCGCGGTGGCGGAGTCGGATGTGGTGATCACCACGGCACAGGTCCCGGGGCGGCGGGCGCCACTGCTGGTCACCGCCGCCATGGTCGAAGCGATGCGTCCCGGGGCAGTGGTGGTCGACCTGGCGGCCTCCACCGGCGGGAACTGCGAGGCGACCATCGCCGACGAAGCCGTCTCGGTGGGGATGGTCACAGTGCTGGGCCCGACAGATCTCGCCTCCGGTGCCGCCGGCGACGCCTCCGAGATGTACGGCCGGAACCTGGTGGCGCTGCTCGACCACCTGATCACGGATGGTGCCCTCGTCATCGATCCCGAGGATGAGATCGCAGCTGCGGTGTGCGTCACCCGCGACGGGTCCGTACAGGATCCCAGGGTGCTGGCGGCACTGGAGGGGGCACGCTGATGCTCGATCCGCTGGTCGTCGGCGTGGTGGTGTTCGTGCTCGCCGCCTTCGTGGGGTTCGAGGTGATCACCAAGGTGCCCCCCACCCTGCACACGCCGCTGATGTCCGGCTCCAACGCCATCTCCGGGATCAGCCTGGTCGGGGCACTTGTGGCCACCGGGATCGAGAACGACGCCCTCGCTTCGACGCTCGCCGTGGTGGCGGTGGCCGCAGCCACGGTCAACGTGGTGGGAGGCTTCCTGGTCACCGACCGGATGCTCGGGATGTTCCGCCGGCCCCGGAAGAACGACGGGGAGACCAGGTGAGCGCCGAGACCCAGACGCTCCTCTACCTGGCTGCGGCGGTGGCGTTCATCGTCGGGCTCAAGCGCCTCGGCTCCCCTCGTACCGCCCGATCCGGCAACGCCGTGGCCGCCCTGGGAATGCTGCTCGCCGTGGTCGTCACCCTCGTCGACGCCGAGGTCTCGTGGGTCCTGGTGGGAGCCGGCATTGCCGTGGGGGCGGTCGTCGGAACGGTGCTCGCCGTCCGGGTCCAGATGACGGCCATGCCTCAGCTGGTGGCGGCGTTCAACGGCTTCGGTGGGCTCGCCTCCGCCCTGGTGGCCGGAGCCGAGTTCTCCCGCATCGGCGCCGTCGGTGCCCCGGTCGACGTGCTGGTCACCATGTCGCTCTCCGTCCTCATCGGGGCCATCACCTTCACCGGCAGCCTGGTCGCCTACGCCAAGCTCCAGGGCCTGATCGGCGGCTCCCCGATCACCTACCCGCTGCAGAAGCCGCTCAACCTGCTCCTCTTCCTCGCCGGCGCCGGGCTGTCGGCGTGGGTGGTCGCCGATGGGGCGGCCTGGGCGTTCTGGGCCACGGGCGGCATCGCCTTGGTGCTCGGCATCCTGGCGGTGATCCCGATCGGTGGAGCGGACATGCCGGTGGTGATCGCCCTGCTCAACTCGCTCTCGGGCCTGGCTGCGGCGGCCGCCGGATTCGTCATCCAGAATCAAGCCCTCATCATCGGGGGCGCCCTGGTCGGAGCGTCCGGCCTGATCCTCACCAGTCTCATGACCGAGGCGATGAATCGCTCTCTGGCCAACGTGCTGTTCGGGGCGTTCGGCGGCGGCGACGGCGGGGGCGGAGGCGCCGCAGCCGGCGGGGCAGCGCGCTCCACGACTCCCGACGACCTGGCGATCGCGGTCGGTTTCGCCGAGACGGTCGTCGTCGTGCCCGGATACGGCCTCGCCGTGTCCCAGGCGCAGCACGACCTCCGCTCGGTCGCCACCGCCCTCGAGCGCCGGGGCGTGA
This genomic interval carries:
- a CDS encoding NAD(P) transhydrogenase subunit alpha, yielding MLDPLVVGVVVFVLAAFVGFEVITKVPPTLHTPLMSGSNAISGISLVGALVATGIENDALASTLAVVAVAAATVNVVGGFLVTDRMLGMFRRPRKNDGETR
- a CDS encoding NAD(P)(+) transhydrogenase (Re/Si-specific) subunit beta codes for the protein MSAETQTLLYLAAAVAFIVGLKRLGSPRTARSGNAVAALGMLLAVVVTLVDAEVSWVLVGAGIAVGAVVGTVLAVRVQMTAMPQLVAAFNGFGGLASALVAGAEFSRIGAVGAPVDVLVTMSLSVLIGAITFTGSLVAYAKLQGLIGGSPITYPLQKPLNLLLFLAGAGLSAWVVADGAAWAFWATGGIALVLGILAVIPIGGADMPVVIALLNSLSGLAAAAAGFVIQNQALIIGGALVGASGLILTSLMTEAMNRSLANVLFGAFGGGDGGGGGAAAGGAARSTTPDDLAIAVGFAETVVVVPGYGLAVSQAQHDLRSVATALERRGVKVLYGIHPVAGRMPGHMNVLLAEADVPYDQLLDLDQTNAVLGRTDVALVLGANDVVNPAARDDPGSPIYGMPILEVDRARLVVVVKRSLSPGFAGIDNPLFYAEGTQMLFSDAKKALTDLEAALETI
- a CDS encoding NAD(P) transhydrogenase subunit alpha: MLIRIHLEGRPGERRVAVAPREARRLVEMGNRILVPAGAGAGAAFPDADYVAAGAEVFAGAPPRAELLLGVGPLTAADVAGVEAAAGFFDPLGDPAGMAAVAATGVTALAMELVPRTTLAQSMDALSSQATVAGYQAVLLAASVLPRMFPMLMTAAGTIRPARVLVLGAGVAGLQAIATARRLGAVVSGYDIRPAAREQVESLGARFVGGPVEAAAEGQGGYASEVDDATRSAQQEALAAAVAESDVVITTAQVPGRRAPLLVTAAMVEAMRPGAVVVDLAASTGGNCEATIADEAVSVGMVTVLGPTDLASGAAGDASEMYGRNLVALLDHLITDGALVIDPEDEIAAAVCVTRDGSVQDPRVLAALEGAR
- the zwf gene encoding glucose-6-phosphate dehydrogenase, with product MTHDAHLFVVFGGTGDLARRKLLPALFTLLAEPGCRLLGVAGAEMDTDEYRVWVAGALMDAGVEESAAKRWAHERVWYRSVPRHSELDAVAEQVARIESDGATRGNRVLYLALPPAAFGPTIERIGRAGLARGAGWCRLVVEKPFGTDLESAQTLNETIHDHFEEEQVYRIDHYLGKETVQNLLVFRFANPLFESSWNRDRVQRVEITVAEELDASERGEYYDRTGVIGDMVQSHLAQLLTLVAMEAPSTFAADAVRDEKVKVLRSIRHIPAGAVVLGQYGAGTGATAHTPGYRAHEGVASDSPTPTYAAIKVWIDNWRWQGVPFLLRTGKAMARHLTEIAVVFRSPPVCLFHSVVDDCLGAGDVLRLVLQPDEGFSLHIDVKRPGSATSAQRIALSFSYAEEFGRIPEAYETLLADVVEGDQTLFVRHDEVEESWRLFAPLSHQDMPLHGYQAGSWGPSAADALIDSGPKGWFAEH